From the Priestia aryabhattai genome, one window contains:
- a CDS encoding alpha/beta hydrolase: MTPVLNRQTTIGKKKKTIWISLISFVILGFVLCTAISLYVGISLTKLDKNPAVKNPSDYGMPYSNQVFLSKDGMTHLKGWMIEPTKQPKATIIMSHGYGNNREAQGAGFLPLSEEFVKAGYRVVMFDFRDAGDSEGNQTTIGVKEQLDLLGVIQKMKETTKEPIVLYGISMGAATSLLAASQDEDVKAVVADSPFSDLTSYLKENLSVWSHLPNFPFTPLTIATLPVIADADPAEASPIKAVEHIYPRPILFIHSTGDTKIPYTESKKMAKTHPDAFHFWKTDKAEHVQNYHVYKKEYVKRVLSFIDQSL; the protein is encoded by the coding sequence TTGACTCCAGTTCTAAATAGACAGACGACTATAGGTAAAAAGAAAAAAACGATATGGATTAGCTTGATATCCTTTGTTATTCTTGGTTTTGTACTTTGTACGGCAATTTCTCTCTATGTAGGCATAAGCCTGACAAAATTAGATAAAAATCCTGCTGTGAAAAATCCTAGTGATTATGGCATGCCTTATAGCAATCAAGTATTTTTGAGCAAAGACGGGATGACGCATTTAAAAGGATGGATGATTGAACCAACCAAACAGCCAAAAGCGACCATTATTATGTCACATGGATACGGGAATAACCGTGAAGCACAAGGAGCCGGATTTCTGCCGTTGAGTGAAGAATTTGTAAAAGCGGGATATCGAGTGGTCATGTTTGACTTTAGAGATGCAGGAGACTCAGAAGGGAATCAAACTACGATTGGCGTGAAAGAGCAGCTCGATTTATTAGGCGTTATTCAGAAAATGAAAGAAACAACAAAAGAGCCAATTGTGCTCTACGGAATTTCAATGGGAGCAGCCACTTCTTTATTAGCAGCCTCTCAAGATGAAGATGTAAAAGCAGTGGTAGCCGATAGTCCTTTTAGTGATTTAACCTCTTATTTAAAAGAAAATCTATCTGTGTGGTCTCATTTACCAAACTTTCCATTTACACCGCTAACAATTGCTACTCTTCCTGTTATCGCAGATGCAGACCCTGCTGAAGCTAGTCCTATTAAAGCAGTCGAGCATATTTACCCTCGACCGATTTTATTTATACACAGCACAGGAGATACAAAAATCCCTTACACTGAAAGTAAAAAAATGGCTAAAACGCACCCAGATGCTTTTCACTTCTGGAAAACTGATAAAGCAGAACACGTTCAAAATTATCATGTATACAAAAAAGAATATGTAAAGCGCGTATTATCTTTTATTGATCAATCGCTTTAA
- a CDS encoding STAS domain-containing protein, which yields MNGIGRLPQKLNGHLILENIQETMIIADKDYRVQWMNARAIETLQPVLPIYQLSHIQELIGKHMDFFHSNPEEAKKLLTSLHTTYRTRITIGSQYVAEAVIHPIDTKDGERYGYLLMLLDFTDQAEAELEKERLIEDLSTPLLKIWDEVLAVPITGKMNIERGKKLTETVLDAVVKEQARYLLIDLSSLHSLDEEHGYYINTLYEALRLIGTTCLIVGLSSKMALSLVDSQFNWRTFSTVQQSISYILEKKNYQIAPIL from the coding sequence ATGAATGGAATTGGACGACTTCCACAAAAGCTTAATGGACATTTGATTTTAGAAAATATTCAGGAAACCATGATCATTGCGGATAAAGACTATCGTGTGCAGTGGATGAATGCAAGAGCAATTGAAACACTCCAGCCAGTACTCCCAATCTACCAGTTATCTCATATCCAAGAGTTAATTGGAAAGCATATGGATTTCTTTCATTCCAATCCTGAAGAAGCGAAAAAATTACTCACCTCTCTTCATACAACTTACCGAACACGTATAACGATTGGCAGTCAATACGTAGCAGAAGCTGTGATTCACCCTATTGATACAAAAGACGGTGAGCGTTATGGCTACTTGCTTATGTTATTAGATTTTACAGATCAAGCAGAAGCAGAGCTTGAAAAAGAACGGTTAATTGAGGATTTGTCTACCCCTTTATTAAAGATATGGGACGAGGTTTTAGCTGTTCCCATTACCGGTAAGATGAATATAGAACGTGGAAAGAAGCTGACTGAAACGGTATTAGATGCCGTTGTAAAAGAACAGGCGCGCTATTTGCTTATTGATTTGTCTTCCCTTCATTCGTTAGATGAAGAACACGGTTATTATATTAACACGCTCTACGAAGCTTTGCGGTTGATTGGTACCACTTGCCTTATTGTTGGTCTTTCTTCAAAAATGGCTCTCTCGCTTGTAGATTCTCAGTTTAATTGGAGGACATTTTCCACTGTTCAGCAAAGCATCTCTTACATTTTAGAAAAAAAGAATTATCAAATTGCACCCATTTTATAA
- a CDS encoding Hsp20/alpha crystallin family protein yields the protein MFPFGKSPFKGMMENLPKGMASKDMNKYIQQMISSTMSHSFPDFMQGNEFFKQAQDMMKEQQDMGNEGHGQKLRKFDSNVINTLDECIVQLKIPNRDIVSSIKVYHTPYVCTIEGIDGEEPFKEEIQLPCSVRKKGTRAVYRSGVLEIRMPKHVNIPMSQIDVHDLD from the coding sequence ATGTTTCCGTTTGGAAAGTCTCCTTTTAAAGGAATGATGGAAAATCTCCCAAAAGGAATGGCATCAAAAGACATGAATAAATATATTCAGCAAATGATTTCTTCTACGATGTCCCATTCTTTTCCGGATTTTATGCAAGGAAATGAATTCTTTAAGCAAGCCCAAGACATGATGAAAGAACAGCAGGATATGGGGAATGAAGGGCATGGGCAGAAGCTAAGAAAATTTGATTCGAACGTCATCAATACATTAGACGAATGTATTGTTCAGTTAAAAATCCCTAACCGCGATATTGTATCAAGCATTAAAGTTTATCATACTCCATATGTGTGTACAATTGAAGGAATAGATGGAGAAGAACCATTCAAAGAAGAAATTCAGCTTCCTTGTTCGGTTCGTAAAAAAGGCACACGCGCCGTATATCGTTCCGGGGTGTTGGAAATCCGGATGCCTAAACATGTTAATATTCCTATGTCTCAAATAGACGTCCACGATTTAGATTAA
- a CDS encoding spore germination protein, which yields MPSVINIYNLKINSISSNGSVNIGEALHNSHTAHSKSTGTNSSYGDVSPASSKMRNIYIDPDTNDQTDIANVDHVNGYQQ from the coding sequence ATGCCAAGTGTTATTAATATTTATAATTTAAAGATCAACAGTATCTCAAGCAACGGTTCTGTCAACATTGGCGAAGCACTCCATAACAGTCACACGGCTCATTCAAAATCCACTGGTACGAACTCTTCTTATGGTGATGTCTCACCTGCTTCCTCGAAAATGCGAAACATTTATATCGATCCTGATACAAATGACCAAACAGATATTGCAAACGTTGATCATGTCAATGGTTATCAGCAGTGA
- a CDS encoding cobyric acid synthase has translation MDKVKKGKPLMIQGTHSDAGKSMIATAFCRIFKEDGYQTAPFKSQNMALNSYITMDGKEIGRAQGIQAEAAGVEATTNMNPILIKPTRDHESQIVVHGKPLRNMFAFQYRQEFFNEGLNVITEAYKELANHYDRIVIEGAGSPAEVNLNDRELVNMRVAKIAEAPVVLVGDIDKGGVFASLVGTLQLLPDEHKSRVIGVLINKFRGDLELLKPGLKWFEEYTGVPVLGVIPYMHDVEIDAEDSLSLRNYSTLVNPLKEIDIAVISYPRISNFTDIDPLSLEEDCHVRLVTKPSQLGTPDLIVLPGSKNTIEDAQFLQESGLGLAINQVLNTTNVHVIGICGGYQMLGETITDPDAVESRIESIKGLGLLPVETIMTTSKKTERVSGYVQLESEKVSIEGYEIHMGKTVSKSMTEAFAVVDDEKEGTVKENVIGTYVHDVFHNDTLRRALLNQIRKHKKLPPITDTFNSRLQKDESFSKAAAYVREAIDMEKLYHLIDNYKSPEQAQKV, from the coding sequence GTGGATAAAGTGAAAAAAGGAAAACCTCTTATGATTCAAGGAACGCACTCAGACGCTGGAAAAAGCATGATTGCTACAGCATTTTGCCGCATTTTTAAAGAAGACGGCTATCAAACTGCACCGTTTAAATCGCAAAATATGGCGCTCAATTCATACATTACAATGGATGGAAAAGAAATTGGCAGAGCGCAAGGAATTCAAGCAGAAGCGGCTGGAGTAGAAGCAACAACCAATATGAACCCTATTTTAATTAAACCAACTCGTGATCATGAATCTCAAATTGTCGTTCATGGAAAGCCGCTTCGTAATATGTTTGCTTTTCAGTATCGGCAAGAATTTTTTAATGAAGGTTTGAACGTTATCACAGAGGCTTATAAAGAGCTTGCAAATCATTATGATCGAATTGTGATTGAAGGTGCTGGAAGTCCTGCTGAAGTGAATTTAAACGATCGGGAACTCGTGAATATGCGCGTAGCAAAGATAGCCGAAGCCCCTGTTGTGTTAGTAGGAGATATTGATAAAGGAGGGGTTTTTGCAAGCTTAGTGGGTACTCTTCAATTGCTTCCAGATGAACACAAGTCTAGAGTTATCGGGGTGTTAATCAATAAATTCCGAGGAGACTTAGAGCTTTTAAAACCGGGGTTGAAGTGGTTTGAAGAATACACAGGTGTTCCGGTACTAGGAGTTATTCCTTATATGCACGACGTGGAAATTGACGCTGAAGATTCGTTATCACTCAGAAATTACTCAACGCTTGTGAATCCGTTAAAAGAAATCGATATTGCGGTTATCTCGTATCCACGCATCTCAAATTTTACAGACATCGACCCTCTAAGCTTAGAAGAAGACTGTCATGTGAGACTTGTAACCAAGCCGTCACAATTAGGTACGCCTGATTTAATTGTTTTACCAGGAAGTAAAAATACGATTGAAGATGCGCAGTTTTTACAAGAAAGCGGCCTGGGTCTAGCAATTAATCAAGTCTTGAACACAACGAACGTTCACGTTATTGGCATCTGCGGAGGATATCAAATGTTAGGTGAGACGATTACAGATCCCGATGCAGTAGAGTCCCGAATTGAATCTATTAAAGGGCTGGGTTTGCTTCCGGTGGAAACCATTATGACTACCAGCAAAAAAACAGAAAGAGTTTCTGGATACGTTCAGCTAGAGAGTGAAAAAGTTTCGATTGAAGGCTACGAAATTCATATGGGAAAGACGGTTTCTAAGAGCATGACGGAGGCTTTTGCAGTGGTCGATGATGAAAAAGAAGGAACGGTTAAAGAAAACGTCATTGGTACGTATGTTCATGATGTCTTTCATAATGATACTTTGCGCAGAGCTTTGCTTAATCAAATTCGTAAACATAAAAAATTGCCGCCCATTACGGATACATTTAACAGCCGCCTGCAAAAAGATGAGTCTTTTTCAAAAGCAGCGGCGTATGTGCGAGAAGCTATAGATATGGAAAAGCTGTATCATTTAATAGACAACTATAAAAGCCCGGAGCAAGCACAAAAAGTATAG
- a CDS encoding Hsp20/alpha crystallin family protein, with amino-acid sequence MNHGKFKKWAETLQEENHTKFWEKIFDDDSEEKNDTEADASPQIVNEYRDYPLIDVYEWANQLLVVIEIPGAKRTDVELTMHENTLHISGSSLLTMKDANVLHKERREGTFQRSIILPPAVGEAPCHASFKDGLLHVKFDL; translated from the coding sequence ATGAATCATGGAAAGTTTAAAAAGTGGGCAGAAACGTTACAAGAAGAAAACCATACAAAATTTTGGGAAAAGATTTTTGACGATGATAGCGAAGAAAAGAATGATACGGAAGCAGATGCTTCTCCTCAAATTGTAAATGAGTATCGAGATTATCCTTTAATTGATGTATATGAATGGGCAAATCAACTGTTAGTTGTGATTGAAATACCCGGTGCTAAACGAACAGACGTCGAATTGACCATGCACGAAAATACTTTACACATATCCGGTTCATCTCTTTTAACGATGAAGGATGCAAATGTTCTTCACAAAGAAAGACGTGAAGGAACGTTTCAACGATCAATCATCCTTCCACCTGCTGTAGGGGAAGCGCCATGTCACGCATCATTTAAAGATGGTCTTTTGCACGTGAAATTTGATTTGTAA
- a CDS encoding YflJ family protein yields the protein MAHIYSKGWFVQQLKAVNISKIDGRKLESYKTYILRNLHAELIEQGKINS from the coding sequence ATGGCTCATATCTATTCAAAGGGCTGGTTTGTTCAGCAGTTAAAAGCAGTCAATATCTCTAAAATTGATGGAAGAAAGCTAGAAAGTTATAAAACCTACATTCTTCGCAACCTACATGCTGAACTTATAGAACAAGGCAAAATTAACAGCTAA
- a CDS encoding ABC transporter ATP-binding protein, translated as MIELYNVTGGYDKQQPTVRDITFTVDKGSFVALLGPNGSGKTTLIRLIMNVLSIQSGEVKVEGKSVKAYSPKQLAQKVAVMTQENQIGLEFTVQEIVSLGRYPYQAKGLFSTVSAQDEEVVESVMKLTNVWHYRNHPFQSLSGGEKQRVLLAKALAQEPDYLLLDEPTNHLDVKHTMELLQLLKTLQQEMSLTVLAILHDLNIASLFADDAVLLKDGRVEETGMDAIFHDAATLKRVYGVDLHVFHHPAVNKRQIAFVPPYQYPETDFHQLYQLQKEPGLLSLSFVRPLRTLSLGSNETGLDWCQEIVQQQSSADTAWESASLSSQEVRLKDDKGYSWLAVLTHGKKENEMDIMLVTNAPLSDANLLHGAMKVIEYRAFLGKTGRIVLASSHHKEENQEEISDFLMERLQKELQVFLETKMTDNCFK; from the coding sequence ATGATTGAACTATATAATGTGACAGGAGGATACGATAAACAGCAACCGACCGTTCGTGACATCACGTTCACCGTAGACAAAGGTTCTTTTGTCGCTTTACTAGGACCAAATGGAAGCGGGAAAACAACGCTTATTCGCTTAATTATGAATGTATTAAGCATTCAGTCAGGAGAAGTGAAGGTAGAAGGAAAGTCAGTGAAAGCTTATTCACCAAAACAACTTGCGCAAAAAGTCGCAGTTATGACGCAAGAAAATCAAATTGGGTTAGAATTTACGGTTCAAGAAATTGTTTCACTTGGACGTTATCCTTATCAGGCAAAAGGTTTGTTTAGCACTGTATCAGCACAGGATGAAGAAGTGGTGGAAAGCGTGATGAAATTAACAAACGTCTGGCACTACAGAAATCATCCCTTTCAATCGCTGAGCGGTGGAGAAAAACAGCGGGTTTTACTGGCTAAAGCACTAGCGCAAGAACCTGACTACTTACTTCTTGATGAACCAACTAATCACTTAGATGTAAAACATACGATGGAACTGCTTCAGCTGTTAAAAACTTTACAGCAGGAAATGAGCTTAACGGTCCTGGCCATTTTGCATGATCTCAACATCGCCTCGCTGTTTGCAGATGATGCCGTGTTATTGAAAGATGGAAGAGTAGAAGAAACGGGGATGGATGCCATTTTTCATGATGCAGCTACGTTAAAAAGAGTATATGGTGTTGATTTGCATGTATTTCACCATCCCGCTGTGAACAAGCGACAAATTGCTTTTGTGCCGCCGTATCAATATCCAGAGACGGACTTCCATCAATTGTATCAATTACAAAAGGAACCGGGCCTGTTGTCTTTATCGTTTGTTCGTCCTTTGAGAACTCTTTCACTTGGTTCAAATGAAACAGGTCTAGACTGGTGTCAAGAAATTGTTCAACAGCAAAGCAGTGCTGACACGGCGTGGGAATCGGCGTCTTTATCTAGTCAAGAAGTTCGCTTAAAAGATGATAAAGGGTACTCGTGGCTAGCTGTGCTGACACATGGTAAAAAAGAGAATGAAATGGATATTATGTTAGTAACAAATGCGCCGCTTTCGGATGCGAACTTACTTCATGGTGCGATGAAGGTAATCGAATACCGGGCTTTCTTAGGAAAAACAGGACGTATTGTTTTAGCATCCTCTCATCATAAAGAAGAAAATCAAGAAGAAATTTCAGATTTCTTAATGGAACGTCTACAGAAAGAATTACAAGTATTTCTTGAAACAAAAATGACCGACAATTGCTTTAAATAA
- a CDS encoding spore germination protein produces MPLQINVFNIVTNGVTQNANIDFGSTIQNSHTANSKFNGANFSLGNFSPTCSQMNTGVLDPDVSDQDQIANPSAPIGNQI; encoded by the coding sequence ATGCCTCTTCAAATTAACGTTTTTAATATCGTAACAAATGGTGTCACGCAAAACGCAAATATTGATTTTGGTTCCACCATTCAAAACAGTCACACGGCGAACTCAAAGTTTAACGGCGCGAATTTCTCTTTAGGTAACTTCTCTCCTACTTGCTCTCAAATGAATACGGGCGTGTTAGATCCTGATGTAAGTGATCAAGATCAAATTGCAAACCCTTCAGCTCCAATTGGAAATCAAATTTAG
- a CDS encoding acyl-CoA dehydrogenase family protein — MSVSFVNKNQKPTYEKLLPLVEKFKKRAFKIDEEGTFPFENIQELKEAGYTRLSLESKYGGDELRLYDFLLFQELIAQGDASTALSIGWHMGITMDLREKQPWSHQMLDFIFKEIEKGALINTAATEPKTGSPTRGGKPETTAVKTKEGWRINGRKTFTTMSPVLNYFLVKASIEGEEDIGLFLIPRETSGLSIEETWDMIAMRGTGSHDLVLENVDIEHDFLVERLGGFKKNEPSGWLLHIPACYMGTAIAARDYAVSFATEYSPNSIEGTISELPNVQRLVGEMELELMQARHFMYSVASKWDETSDRAALSGELAAVKHVVTNSACTVVDKAMRIVGARSLQRSNPLQRYYRDVRAGLHNPPMDDMTIINLAKQAFTR, encoded by the coding sequence ATGAGTGTTTCATTTGTAAATAAAAACCAAAAGCCTACGTATGAAAAACTGCTGCCTCTAGTCGAAAAATTTAAGAAACGAGCTTTTAAAATAGATGAAGAAGGTACGTTTCCATTTGAAAATATTCAAGAGTTAAAAGAAGCTGGCTACACACGTCTTTCTCTAGAAAGCAAATATGGCGGAGATGAATTACGCCTTTATGATTTTTTATTATTTCAAGAATTAATTGCTCAAGGAGATGCTTCTACGGCTCTTAGTATTGGATGGCATATGGGAATTACAATGGATTTACGTGAAAAACAGCCTTGGAGCCATCAAATGCTCGATTTTATTTTTAAAGAAATAGAAAAAGGCGCACTTATTAACACCGCTGCTACTGAACCGAAGACAGGAAGTCCTACTCGAGGAGGCAAACCTGAAACGACAGCCGTAAAAACAAAAGAAGGGTGGCGAATCAATGGCCGAAAAACATTTACCACAATGTCTCCAGTCTTAAATTACTTCTTGGTAAAAGCAAGCATCGAAGGAGAAGAAGATATCGGCTTATTTTTAATTCCTCGTGAAACAAGTGGACTTTCAATAGAAGAAACATGGGATATGATTGCAATGCGTGGTACAGGAAGTCACGACCTTGTGCTAGAAAATGTCGATATTGAACATGATTTTCTTGTTGAACGCCTCGGTGGTTTTAAAAAGAATGAGCCAAGCGGCTGGCTGCTTCATATACCAGCTTGCTACATGGGTACAGCCATCGCAGCAAGAGATTATGCTGTCTCATTTGCTACAGAATATTCTCCTAATAGTATTGAAGGAACGATTAGCGAGTTGCCAAATGTGCAGCGTTTAGTAGGAGAGATGGAACTTGAACTCATGCAGGCGCGGCACTTTATGTACAGTGTTGCAAGTAAATGGGATGAGACCAGCGACCGAGCAGCATTATCCGGAGAGTTAGCAGCTGTCAAACACGTGGTGACCAATAGTGCCTGTACTGTTGTCGACAAAGCAATGCGCATAGTGGGGGCGCGAAGCTTGCAGCGCAGTAATCCGCTACAGCGGTATTATAGAGATGTGCGTGCCGGCCTTCATAACCCTCCAATGGATGATATGACGATTATTAACTTAGCGAAGCAGGCGTTTACTAGATAA
- a CDS encoding FecCD family ABC transporter permease, with product MIFKRIFFNKTSILYIVSLFIVCTSVIMGVFIGTVSLTVGDTIKIIIGHLTGLSLYRGPENMDLIIWQIRFPRVLVAFLVGASLSIAGAAFQGLLRNSLADPYTIGVSSGATLGSVMAIYFHWSIFGLSIFTLPVVGIVSGFITLLLVFGITKLASGNLANETIILAGIILSSFMSALISLIVALSPEEDVRQVLYWLMGSVSMRGWSHIQILGPFFLIGTIMLLLHVKELNGLAFGDQSAQFMGIDVKKKKRMILIGASVLTGAAVSVSGAIGFVGLVIPHVVRLVAGANHKHVLPLSILIGGSYLVLADLLARTILEPRELPIGVVTALIGSPIFTLLLVKERMRKRGIS from the coding sequence TTGATTTTTAAACGTATCTTTTTTAACAAAACATCTATTTTATACATAGTGAGTTTATTTATTGTATGTACTTCGGTTATCATGGGCGTATTTATTGGTACGGTTTCGTTAACCGTAGGAGATACAATCAAAATTATTATTGGCCACCTTACCGGATTATCCTTATATCGCGGTCCGGAAAATATGGATTTAATCATTTGGCAAATTCGATTTCCAAGAGTACTGGTGGCATTTTTAGTAGGAGCTTCGCTTTCTATAGCAGGTGCTGCTTTTCAAGGACTATTAAGAAATTCTCTTGCCGACCCTTACACGATTGGGGTTTCCTCAGGTGCAACCCTTGGCTCTGTCATGGCAATTTATTTTCATTGGAGTATTTTTGGTTTATCCATCTTCACGCTGCCTGTAGTCGGCATTGTATCTGGATTTATTACCCTTCTTTTAGTTTTTGGTATTACGAAGCTCGCAAGCGGCAATTTGGCCAATGAAACCATCATCTTAGCAGGAATTATTTTATCATCCTTTATGAGCGCGCTTATTTCATTAATTGTGGCTCTTTCTCCTGAAGAAGATGTAAGACAGGTTTTATATTGGCTGATGGGAAGCGTATCGATGAGAGGATGGTCTCATATTCAAATATTAGGGCCGTTCTTTTTGATCGGTACGATTATGCTGCTGTTACATGTAAAAGAGCTGAACGGCTTAGCATTTGGCGATCAATCCGCTCAGTTTATGGGAATAGACGTAAAGAAGAAAAAAAGAATGATTTTAATAGGAGCCTCCGTATTGACAGGGGCTGCGGTATCAGTATCCGGAGCAATCGGATTTGTTGGCTTGGTTATTCCCCATGTAGTACGTCTCGTAGCGGGAGCTAATCATAAGCATGTACTGCCGCTTTCTATTTTAATCGGAGGAAGTTATTTAGTTTTAGCAGATTTATTGGCACGAACGATATTAGAACCGCGTGAACTGCCGATCGGAGTTGTAACCGCCTTAATTGGTTCGCCGATTTTTACGCTGCTCCTTGTAAAAGAACGTATGCGGAAGAGAGGAATATCATGA
- a CDS encoding GrpB family protein, translated as MKSIREIQLAPYNIAWEKEFTKEAATLTNIMSAQVLEGHHIGSTAVLGLSAKPIIDLLIEVKDIKKVDTYNQRMEQLGYEAKGENGIKGRRYFQKGGNERTHHVHIYEKGHPEINRHIWFRDYLRAHPDAAKEYETLKIELAHRYRFEPEKYVENKTNFIHKIDQLALKLKKGSNKRYE; from the coding sequence GTGAAGTCTATAAGAGAAATTCAGCTGGCACCCTATAATATCGCGTGGGAAAAGGAATTCACAAAAGAAGCTGCCACCTTAACAAATATAATGTCAGCTCAAGTTTTAGAGGGTCATCATATTGGAAGCACTGCTGTTCTCGGCTTAAGCGCAAAACCGATTATTGATTTACTTATTGAAGTGAAAGATATAAAAAAAGTAGATACATATAATCAAAGGATGGAACAGCTCGGATACGAAGCGAAAGGTGAAAACGGCATAAAAGGAAGACGATACTTCCAAAAAGGCGGAAATGAAAGAACCCACCATGTTCATATTTATGAAAAAGGCCACCCAGAAATTAATCGTCATATATGGTTTCGAGATTATCTGCGCGCTCACCCTGATGCAGCGAAAGAATACGAAACGTTGAAAATAGAACTAGCACATCGCTATCGCTTTGAACCAGAAAAATATGTGGAAAATAAAACGAATTTTATTCATAAAATAGATCAGCTAGCTTTAAAGTTGAAAAAGGGCAGCAACAAGAGATATGAATAG
- a CDS encoding TcaA 3rd/4th domain-containing protein produces MNQCPKCGASASKDQSFCNNCGFSFTVSSAAAKHKKSWYIGGGIALILVLTFVFYSLFSSSEEKTAARFIEALESKDTAVLRELLDSSQSNIVISDTSIQALFDATSDGSILRDIENDLKNKTSIYFTIKEQKHSLFFKKQYVVVPSPYYISLTTPEDATITVNDTKQSISKNQTQKIGPLMIGNYPLTASYESSYGKLTDQTTVNFHRQKEENIPLVFKGAYVTISSNRDDAILFVNGKSTGLQVNSPSQIGPVATDGSVTVHAEVQKDGTKFKSSPYTIQSEENITLNIQTPPVEKEKTVIKEREVIVPGPRSYATSSSYILPYSDSYKLSYSDISGLSSSELRLARNEIYARHGYRFKSKDLQAYFDGKSWYTSDSSFRDSYLSSVEKYNVDFIKSYE; encoded by the coding sequence ATGAATCAATGTCCAAAATGCGGGGCCAGTGCAAGCAAAGACCAATCATTTTGCAATAACTGTGGCTTTTCTTTCACGGTGTCTTCAGCTGCAGCTAAGCATAAAAAGAGCTGGTATATTGGCGGGGGTATTGCGCTTATACTCGTTTTAACTTTTGTATTTTATTCCCTGTTCTCTAGCTCAGAAGAAAAAACGGCTGCCCGCTTTATTGAGGCATTAGAATCGAAAGATACAGCTGTGTTAAGAGAGTTATTAGACTCTTCACAGTCTAATATAGTCATCAGTGACACATCTATTCAAGCTCTGTTTGATGCAACTTCCGATGGTTCTATTTTACGTGACATTGAAAATGACTTAAAAAATAAAACGAGTATCTATTTTACAATAAAAGAACAGAAACATTCATTATTCTTCAAAAAACAATACGTGGTCGTGCCTTCACCTTACTATATCTCCCTCACCACGCCAGAAGATGCAACGATTACAGTTAACGACACAAAACAATCGATATCCAAAAATCAAACGCAAAAAATAGGTCCTTTAATGATTGGAAATTATCCGCTTACGGCTTCTTATGAAAGCTCTTACGGAAAACTTACAGATCAAACCACTGTAAATTTTCACCGGCAAAAAGAAGAAAATATACCTCTTGTATTTAAAGGGGCTTACGTTACAATCTCATCGAATAGAGATGACGCTATTTTATTTGTAAATGGAAAAAGCACAGGACTGCAGGTGAATAGCCCATCACAAATAGGCCCTGTTGCTACGGATGGAAGCGTCACTGTTCATGCAGAAGTTCAAAAAGACGGCACGAAGTTCAAAAGCAGTCCCTATACCATTCAAAGTGAAGAAAACATTACGTTAAATATACAAACGCCGCCTGTTGAAAAAGAGAAAACCGTCATAAAAGAACGGGAGGTAATAGTACCTGGCCCGCGCTCTTATGCTACTTCAAGTTCTTATATTCTCCCTTATTCGGATTCTTACAAATTAAGCTATAGTGATATTAGCGGTTTGAGTTCGAGTGAATTAAGGCTTGCTCGGAATGAAATCTATGCGCGGCATGGGTATAGATTTAAATCGAAAGATCTTCAAGCCTATTTTGATGGAAAGTCATGGTATACGTCTGATTCATCATTTAGAGATTCCTACTTATCAAGCGTTGAAAAATATAACGTTGACTTTATCAAATCATATGAATAA